A stretch of the uncultured Cohaesibacter sp. genome encodes the following:
- a CDS encoding DUF3422 domain-containing protein, whose product MTAITPEADHNAYHTLREPMIDELHARPFLRLKAPCRLAYIALKPEQDGSHNPTQSLAQLAAFLARFDAPPPDEDAVYHFADFGSFVIKWEHHSEFATYTLYSSDLPDADDPFAGFLHRHFAADWLSAFESKIISSVTARIDLVPDTDALDAYLSKRVQNWFGANSTYSAAFVTDRSAAIATDFTTDPDGHMRVALLSTSGIGPGRTGRAMQRMLEIETYRAMSMLTLPVARHILAELGRLNESLSETVESMSAKQRDASESLEDLLHISSDLALLSARSAFRFSAARAYESLVIQRIELLREERILGRQLLAEFMKRRYRPSMSTCHSAHAQLEDISERASHAVDLLSTRVSVTTAEQNRNLLAKMDTRAAQQARLQETVEGISVVAISYYAVSLMSYLLAPLTKVLPLNKTILSAMLVIPVVLLVWAGMHRLKNRLIREPNGKIDKE is encoded by the coding sequence ATGACCGCAATCACGCCAGAGGCAGACCACAACGCCTATCATACCTTGCGTGAGCCGATGATTGACGAGCTTCATGCCCGTCCCTTCCTGCGGTTGAAGGCTCCCTGTCGGTTGGCCTATATTGCGCTCAAACCCGAGCAGGATGGCAGCCACAATCCCACACAATCCCTGGCACAGCTGGCGGCATTCCTCGCGCGGTTCGACGCTCCCCCTCCTGATGAGGACGCCGTTTACCATTTTGCCGATTTCGGTTCCTTCGTGATCAAGTGGGAGCATCACTCCGAATTTGCCACCTACACGCTTTACAGCTCCGACCTGCCCGATGCGGATGACCCCTTTGCCGGCTTTCTCCATCGCCATTTCGCGGCAGATTGGCTCAGTGCGTTCGAGAGCAAGATCATCAGTTCCGTAACGGCACGCATTGATCTCGTCCCCGACACGGACGCTCTGGATGCCTACCTGTCGAAACGGGTGCAAAACTGGTTCGGGGCGAATTCGACCTATTCTGCTGCCTTTGTCACTGACAGATCTGCGGCCATTGCTACCGATTTTACCACCGATCCGGACGGCCACATGCGGGTTGCCCTGCTGTCGACCAGTGGCATCGGGCCGGGGCGCACCGGGCGCGCCATGCAGCGGATGCTCGAAATCGAAACCTATCGTGCCATGTCGATGCTGACCTTGCCCGTCGCCCGTCATATTTTGGCGGAGCTTGGGCGGTTGAACGAGTCCTTGTCAGAGACGGTCGAATCCATGAGTGCCAAGCAGCGCGATGCGAGCGAGAGTCTTGAAGACCTTCTTCATATTTCTTCAGATCTGGCTTTGTTGTCGGCCCGCAGCGCTTTTCGCTTCAGCGCAGCCCGCGCCTATGAATCGTTGGTCATACAGCGCATCGAATTGTTGCGTGAAGAGCGAATTCTGGGGCGGCAACTGCTCGCGGAATTCATGAAACGGCGCTATCGCCCGAGCATGAGCACCTGTCATTCCGCTCATGCCCAGCTCGAGGATATTTCCGAACGTGCATCCCATGCCGTTGATCTGCTCAGCACGCGCGTCTCTGTCACCACTGCCGAGCAAAACCGCAATCTGCTGGCCAAAATGGACACAAGAGCAGCCCAGCAAGCCCGCTTGCAAGAAACGGTTGAAGGCATCTCCGTGGTCGCCATTTCCTACTATGCAGTCAGCCTGATGAGCTATTTGCTGGCGCCCTTAACCAAAGTGCTGCCGCTGAACAAGACCATCCTGTCAGCCATGTTGGTCATACCGGTTGTTCTGTTGGTCTGGGCTGGCATGCACAGGCTGAAAAATCGCCTGATCCGCGAGCCCAATGGCAAAATCGACAAGGAGTGA
- a CDS encoding MIP/aquaporin family protein, which translates to MASSNRAQLAAECLGTGTLVCTVVGSGIMAENLAGGNVAIALLGNTIPTGAILFVLITMLGPISGAHFNPAVTLAFTLRKEMSVSNAGAFVMAQIVGGILGCWLANYLFELDIFQISEKIRTGPHQWVSEITATVGLLLTILVCLRNKPDAIPAAVGLYITAAYWFTASTSFANPAVAIARIFSNTFAGIRPQDALIFILCQIVGSLLALYVSRLLLEQDKAEALPKPQDILRQQRHETAKKGM; encoded by the coding sequence ATGGCATCAAGCAACAGAGCCCAATTGGCCGCTGAATGTCTGGGCACCGGTACGCTGGTTTGCACCGTCGTCGGCTCGGGCATCATGGCCGAAAATCTGGCGGGTGGAAATGTCGCCATCGCCCTGTTGGGCAACACCATCCCGACTGGTGCGATCCTGTTTGTGTTGATCACCATGCTGGGGCCGATTTCCGGCGCGCATTTCAACCCCGCCGTAACACTGGCCTTCACCCTGCGTAAGGAAATGAGCGTCTCAAACGCAGGCGCTTTTGTAATGGCTCAGATCGTCGGTGGCATTCTGGGGTGCTGGCTCGCCAACTATCTGTTCGAGCTGGATATTTTCCAGATTTCGGAAAAAATCCGCACCGGGCCGCACCAGTGGGTGTCCGAAATTACTGCAACCGTGGGCCTTTTGCTGACGATCCTCGTTTGCCTGCGCAACAAACCGGACGCAATCCCGGCTGCCGTTGGGCTTTATATCACTGCGGCCTATTGGTTCACCGCATCGACCAGCTTTGCCAATCCGGCGGTGGCGATCGCCCGGATCTTTTCAAACACCTTTGCTGGCATCCGCCCGCAGGATGCGCTGATATTCATCCTGTGCCAGATTGTCGGATCTCTCCTTGCCCTCTATGTGAGCCGCCTGCTTCTCGAACAAGACAAGGCCGAGGCTTTGCCAAAGCCTCAGGACATACTCCGTCAGCAACGGCATGAAACAGCAAAAAAGGGTATGTAG
- a CDS encoding arsenate reductase ArsC: MMQNILFLCTGNSARSILAEAILNRVGRGRFTAFSAGSQPKDEPNPWALDLLASQHFDLSTFRSKSWNEFAADDAPPMHHIITVCDNAAGEACPIWPGKPATAHWGIPDPAAACGDDKDMKLAFLTTYAQMSDRIGRFVSLPIEDMTRQEIAAAMAAIGRFSGATGGPR, from the coding sequence ATGATGCAGAATATTCTCTTTCTTTGCACCGGCAATTCGGCACGTTCGATCCTTGCCGAAGCAATCCTCAATCGTGTTGGCAGAGGCCGCTTCACCGCTTTTTCTGCAGGCAGCCAGCCCAAGGATGAGCCCAATCCGTGGGCGCTCGATCTGCTCGCAAGCCAGCATTTCGACCTCTCCACCTTCCGCTCGAAAAGCTGGAACGAATTTGCCGCCGATGATGCCCCGCCTATGCATCACATCATCACGGTTTGCGACAATGCCGCAGGTGAGGCATGCCCGATCTGGCCGGGAAAGCCTGCCACCGCTCATTGGGGAATCCCTGATCCGGCAGCGGCTTGTGGAGACGACAAGGACATGAAGCTCGCTTTCCTCACCACCTATGCGCAAATGTCCGACCGGATCGGCCGTTTTGTCTCTTTGCCGATCGAAGACATGACCCGTCAGGAAATCGCCGCTGCCATGGCCGCCATTGGCCGCTTTTCCGGCGCCACCGGAGGGCCTCGTTAA
- a CDS encoding metalloregulator ArsR/SmtB family transcription factor yields the protein MVETQQRAVQTDSDIERSDLLDQERFHEDSQQEQALAILSALGQETRLKAFRLLSVAGNEGIGAGSLARQLGTPHNTLSTHLAILTRAGLISSQRSGRNITYRIVPESLSNLLLFLLADCCNAMPEACMPKSLLEHLQSEACQPA from the coding sequence ATGGTTGAAACCCAACAACGGGCAGTCCAGACAGACAGTGACATCGAGCGCTCAGACCTTTTGGATCAGGAGCGCTTTCACGAAGACAGCCAGCAAGAGCAGGCCTTGGCCATTCTCTCTGCCCTTGGGCAGGAAACGCGCCTTAAGGCATTTCGCCTCTTGTCGGTCGCTGGCAATGAGGGGATCGGTGCAGGGTCGCTGGCCAGGCAATTGGGCACACCGCACAACACCTTATCGACCCATCTGGCAATTCTGACCCGCGCTGGGCTGATTTCATCCCAGCGGTCAGGCCGTAACATCACCTATCGGATTGTGCCGGAAAGCCTGAGCAATCTTTTGCTTTTCCTGCTGGCAGATTGCTGCAATGCCATGCCTGAGGCCTGCATGCCAAAGAGCCTGCTGGAGCACCTGCAGTCAGAGGCCTGTCAGCCCGCATGA
- the ppdK gene encoding pyruvate, phosphate dikinase, protein MGQSTERATKWVYSYGGGHADGRADMRALLGSKGAHLAEMSNLGLPVPPGFTITTALCTHYLASDHSYPDDLKGQIEDALERLSQLSGRRFGCVKQPLFLSIRAGAPETMPGMMEAILNLGLNDETVEVLALETDNARFAYDSYRRFIQMYGDMVLGIDQNEFEDIVEEVKDEREFFYDTELSADDWKGIIERYKALIQQELDEPFPQDVKAQLWGAIGAACSSWMSARAITYRRVHDISEDWGTAVNIQAMVFGNLGESSATAVAHTRDPESGEKRLIGKYLLNAQGEDVLEGNRTPLDLTLEARLANGSAEPSMEELMPEPFARFRAICDQLEHHYRDMLELEFTIEGGQLWILQKRTAKRTSKAALRIAVDMALEGLISKEEAVMRVDPRSLDELLHPTLSESAERIVIAKGLAASPGAASGHLVFETKDAEAYTLNGKRVILARTETSPEDVHGMHVAQGIVTARGGMTSHAAVVARGMGIPCVSGASMIRINSVEETLTVGAEVMHKGDLITLDGRSGEVLKGEVPMEKPELTDDFATLMDWVDGIRRLKVRCNAETVQDAKAARDFGAEGIGLCRTEHMFLQEDRISVMREMIIATDAHDRELALDKLLPMQRADFAALFETMAGFPITVRLLDPPLHEFLPSETGDIAKVARAVGVSEEVLANRIHAMHEFNPMLGHRGCRLAISYPEMVEMQTRALFEAALEAAEKTGKPVQPEIMVPLVSIKEELEFVKARIDATAKKVMKKSGKELSYKIGTMIELPRAALQARKIAESAEFFSFGTNDLTQTTYGISRDDAARYISDYLRAGVVEQDPFISIDVDGVGELMEIAVERGRFARQDLTIGICGEHGGEPASIDFCEKIGLDYVSCSPFRVPIARLAAAQATLRRHQRA, encoded by the coding sequence ATGGGTCAATCGACCGAACGGGCGACCAAATGGGTCTATAGCTATGGTGGCGGGCATGCCGATGGCCGCGCAGACATGCGCGCTCTGCTCGGCAGCAAGGGCGCACATTTGGCCGAGATGAGCAATCTGGGCTTGCCAGTTCCCCCGGGATTTACCATCACCACCGCGCTCTGCACCCATTATCTAGCCAGCGACCATTCCTATCCGGATGATCTTAAAGGCCAAATCGAAGACGCATTGGAGCGGCTTTCGCAGCTGTCCGGGCGACGCTTTGGCTGTGTCAAGCAACCCTTGTTTCTGTCGATCCGCGCTGGCGCACCGGAAACCATGCCGGGCATGATGGAGGCTATCCTCAATCTGGGCCTGAATGACGAGACCGTCGAGGTCTTGGCTCTGGAAACTGACAATGCCCGCTTTGCCTATGACAGCTATCGCCGCTTCATCCAGATGTATGGCGACATGGTGTTGGGTATCGATCAGAATGAATTTGAAGATATTGTCGAAGAGGTCAAGGACGAACGGGAATTCTTCTACGATACCGAGCTGAGTGCTGACGACTGGAAAGGCATTATCGAGCGCTACAAGGCGCTAATCCAACAAGAGCTGGACGAACCTTTCCCGCAGGATGTGAAGGCGCAATTGTGGGGTGCGATTGGGGCTGCCTGTTCGTCGTGGATGAGCGCGCGCGCCATCACCTATCGCCGGGTGCATGACATTTCCGAGGATTGGGGCACAGCGGTCAATATTCAGGCGATGGTATTTGGCAATCTTGGCGAAAGCTCGGCCACGGCGGTTGCCCATACGCGCGACCCGGAAAGCGGCGAAAAGCGCCTGATCGGCAAATATCTGCTCAATGCGCAAGGGGAAGATGTTCTGGAAGGCAACCGGACGCCGCTTGACCTGACGCTGGAAGCGCGGCTGGCCAATGGCTCGGCCGAACCGAGCATGGAAGAATTGATGCCGGAGCCTTTTGCCCGTTTCCGGGCGATTTGCGACCAGCTGGAACATCACTATCGCGACATGCTGGAGCTGGAATTCACCATTGAAGGCGGCCAGCTCTGGATCCTGCAAAAACGCACCGCCAAGCGGACCTCCAAGGCGGCGCTGCGGATTGCGGTTGATATGGCACTTGAGGGTTTGATTTCGAAGGAAGAAGCGGTGATGCGGGTTGATCCGCGCTCGCTTGATGAATTGCTTCACCCAACCTTGTCTGAAAGTGCCGAGCGGATTGTCATTGCCAAGGGTCTTGCTGCCTCACCGGGGGCGGCTTCTGGCCATCTGGTTTTTGAGACAAAGGATGCGGAAGCTTACACCCTTAATGGCAAGCGGGTGATTCTGGCCCGGACCGAGACAAGCCCGGAAGATGTGCATGGCATGCATGTGGCTCAAGGCATCGTCACAGCACGCGGTGGCATGACCAGCCATGCGGCAGTGGTTGCCCGTGGCATGGGCATTCCTTGTGTCAGTGGCGCGAGCATGATCCGCATCAACTCTGTCGAGGAAACGCTCACGGTCGGCGCTGAGGTGATGCACAAGGGGGATCTGATCACACTTGATGGGCGCAGCGGCGAGGTGCTCAAGGGCGAAGTTCCGATGGAAAAGCCGGAACTGACCGACGATTTTGCCACTCTGATGGACTGGGTGGACGGCATTCGGCGTCTCAAGGTGCGTTGCAATGCCGAAACCGTACAGGACGCCAAGGCTGCGCGGGATTTCGGAGCGGAAGGCATAGGCCTGTGCCGCACGGAGCATATGTTCCTGCAGGAAGACCGGATTTCGGTGATGCGCGAAATGATCATCGCAACCGATGCCCATGACCGAGAGCTGGCGCTGGACAAGCTGTTGCCGATGCAGCGGGCCGACTTTGCCGCCCTGTTTGAAACCATGGCCGGGTTTCCGATCACCGTGCGTCTGCTCGACCCGCCTTTGCATGAATTCTTGCCAAGCGAGACTGGCGACATCGCCAAGGTCGCGCGCGCTGTCGGCGTTTCTGAAGAGGTGCTGGCCAACCGCATTCACGCCATGCATGAATTCAACCCGATGCTCGGTCATCGCGGCTGTCGCCTTGCCATTTCCTATCCCGAAATGGTGGAAATGCAGACCCGTGCCCTGTTCGAAGCCGCCTTGGAGGCCGCCGAGAAGACCGGCAAACCGGTGCAGCCGGAAATCATGGTGCCACTGGTCTCGATCAAGGAGGAGCTGGAATTTGTCAAGGCGCGGATCGATGCCACCGCCAAGAAGGTGATGAAGAAGAGCGGCAAGGAGTTGAGCTACAAGATCGGCACGATGATCGAGTTGCCACGTGCCGCTTTGCAAGCCCGTAAAATCGCCGAGTCAGCTGAGTTTTTCTCCTTCGGGACCAACGACCTGACCCAGACGACCTATGGCATCAGCCGCGATGATGCGGCACGTTATATTTCAGACTATTTACGCGCCGGTGTGGTGGAACAGGATCCGTTCATTTCGATTGACGTGGATGGGGTTGGCGAATTGATGGAAATTGCCGTCGAGCGTGGCCGCTTTGCCCGTCAGGACTTGACAATCGGCATTTGCGGGGAGCATGGGGGTGAGCCTGCATCAATCGACTTCTGCGAGAAGATCGGGCTTGATTATGTGTCCTGTTCACCGTTCCGCGTGCCCATTGCCCGTCTGGCGGCTGCGCAAGCGACGCTGAGACGCCATCAGCGCGCGTGA
- a CDS encoding LysE family transporter, giving the protein MMDIFLQGGLIGLAIAAPVGPIGLLCIRRTLRDGRLVGLATGLGAATADGLYGLVAATGLAFSGLLVSHGDWMRIGGGLLILYLGIATFWRGLDAHPDNPAKAPASHEPLKAYGTTFLLTLSNPSTILAFVGMISGLSAKAASGPGAAYWLIFGVFSGSALWWLFLVLVTAMVRHFVSEQMMRAIDFLSGSVLAVWGGWMAWQGLTALSLW; this is encoded by the coding sequence ATGATGGATATTTTCCTGCAGGGTGGGTTGATTGGCCTGGCGATTGCCGCACCTGTGGGGCCTATTGGGCTGCTTTGCATCAGGCGAACCCTACGTGACGGGCGGCTTGTTGGACTGGCGACAGGATTGGGTGCTGCGACTGCGGACGGCTTGTATGGGCTGGTGGCCGCGACGGGGCTGGCTTTTTCGGGCTTGCTGGTCAGTCACGGGGACTGGATGCGCATTGGTGGTGGCTTACTTATCCTCTATCTGGGCATCGCGACCTTTTGGCGTGGGCTTGATGCGCACCCTGATAACCCGGCCAAGGCACCTGCCAGTCATGAACCGCTGAAAGCCTATGGCACGACTTTTCTTCTGACGCTGTCGAACCCGTCGACGATCCTAGCCTTTGTCGGCATGATTTCAGGCCTTTCGGCCAAGGCTGCCTCCGGTCCGGGGGCTGCTTATTGGCTCATTTTCGGGGTATTTAGCGGCTCTGCACTCTGGTGGCTGTTTCTCGTCTTGGTCACAGCGATGGTGAGGCATTTTGTATCCGAGCAGATGATGCGCGCGATCGATTTCCTGTCCGGCTCGGTGCTGGCCGTCTGGGGTGGATGGATGGCTTGGCAAGGCTTGACGGCTTTAAGCCTATGGTAG
- the meaB gene encoding methylmalonyl Co-A mutase-associated GTPase MeaB, with the protein MAQPLYLSLDSIREGGKRMLARALSEIEARDGSPDVAALLDEATKAAQAHVVGLTGPPGVGKSTLTNALIRHWRDAGESVGVIAVDPSSKFTRGALLGDRTRLETDPRDQKVFVRSMAARDRLGGLSHEALSAIILMRAVFDRVIVESVGIGQSEADIAYAVDTIVLCIQPGSGDSLQFMKAGVMELPDIVVVTKADMGAPARRARADVEGALSLALRKEESWTVPVLLVSATEGDGLPALMEHVQAHYRHLCQSGRLERQRSDQTRAWLLDRIRWKFGSHGLSVIDPDAVLAQSEGPFSADSEITATLSFRLTQR; encoded by the coding sequence GTGGCCCAGCCTCTCTATCTTTCACTGGACAGCATACGCGAAGGCGGCAAAAGAATGCTCGCCCGGGCGCTGAGCGAAATAGAGGCCCGCGACGGCAGCCCGGATGTTGCGGCTTTGCTTGATGAAGCCACAAAAGCCGCCCAAGCCCATGTTGTGGGGCTAACCGGACCGCCGGGGGTGGGAAAATCCACCCTGACCAATGCCCTCATCCGCCATTGGCGGGACGCTGGCGAGAGTGTCGGTGTGATTGCGGTTGATCCTTCATCGAAATTCACCCGTGGTGCTTTGCTCGGAGACCGGACCCGCCTCGAAACCGATCCGCGTGACCAGAAAGTCTTTGTTCGCTCAATGGCGGCGCGTGATCGGCTCGGCGGGCTTTCTCATGAGGCCCTCTCGGCCATCATACTGATGCGGGCCGTGTTTGACCGGGTCATTGTGGAGAGCGTCGGCATTGGCCAGTCAGAAGCCGACATTGCCTATGCGGTCGATACGATTGTGCTCTGCATCCAGCCCGGTTCGGGCGACAGTTTGCAATTCATGAAGGCGGGTGTGATGGAATTGCCCGACATTGTGGTGGTTACCAAGGCGGATATGGGCGCTCCCGCCCGACGCGCCCGTGCAGATGTGGAAGGCGCACTGTCCCTTGCCCTGCGCAAGGAGGAAAGCTGGACCGTTCCGGTATTGTTGGTTTCGGCCACCGAAGGAGACGGTCTGCCCGCCCTGATGGAGCATGTTCAGGCTCACTATCGGCATTTATGCCAGAGTGGTCGACTGGAAAGGCAACGATCCGATCAGACCCGAGCATGGTTGCTTGACCGCATTCGCTGGAAGTTTGGCAGCCATGGCCTGTCTGTGATCGATCCAGACGCCGTGCTGGCGCAATCCGAAGGACCTTTTTCAGCAGATTCTGAAATCACAGCGACCCTCTCATTTCGATTGACGCAAAGGTAA